The Octopus sinensis linkage group LG19, ASM634580v1, whole genome shotgun sequence genome contains a region encoding:
- the LOC115222236 gene encoding uncharacterized protein LOC115222236, with translation MAGHACYSFDSVTGTAPDTQTVKWSDMKTGSDPDAYIEGTNLIGEIVINGSKKYYRLDLSRQLEQGHQPSVTVIKHIPFETAEDEEQDILSTLKEDTQKYKNIYTHFLFVPL, from the exons ATGGCTGGCCATGCCTGTTATTCGTTTGATAGCG TAACTGGTACCGCCCCAGACACTCAGACTGTAAAATGGTCAGATATGAAAACTGGTTCAGATCCCGATGCATACATAGAAGG GACCAATCTCATTGGGGAAATTGTAATTAATGGAAGCAAGAAATATTACCGACTTGACTTGAGTAGACAGCTTGAGCAAGGTCATCAACCGAGCGTAACA gTCATCAAACATATTCCGTTTGAAACTGCTGAAGATGAAGAACAAGATATATTATCTACCTTGAAggaagacacacaaaaatataaaaatatatacacacattttctttttgttcctctATAG
- the LOC115222189 gene encoding galactoside 2-alpha-L-fucosyltransferase 3-like, whose translation MLVNFHWKKFIALSVAVFFVYGGFQYLVRGKKPRPDGISISVRFSGRFGNHLFQYASLLGIARKNNMTACVPSWLDITSVFNIDTCDGDVSDFGAYVSYNEEMFAKFFPRFFKLPKQNTLLNGYLQSFKYFDFMKSEILQNQYRFKEKYQSMANSFLQTLVTAHRKKQTSTKQSPVGPLIKNGNADDDPVVVGIHVRRGDFVRGYTRGYSTPPLPYYYRAMNYFLRKYPKIIFVICSNDIEWCQDNLVDENIYFSATKNVYVDFAILASCDHIILSSGTFSWWAGYLNKGIVVYYKDFPRPNSILEKSFNRKDYYPDSWIPL comes from the exons ATGCTGGTCAACTTTCACTGGAAGAAGTTTATTGCGTTGTCGGTTGCCGTCTTTTTTGTCTACGGCGGATTTCAATATCTCGTGCGCGGTAAGAAACCGAGGCCAGACGGTATCAGCATATCGGTCCGGTTTTCCGGACGTTTTGGCAACCATTTGTTTCAGTATGCTTCGTTATTGGGGATCGCTCGTAAAAATAACATGACCGCCTGTGTCCCAAGCTGGCTCGACATCACTTCAGTATTTAACATTGACACGTGTGATGGTGATGTAAGTGATTTTGGGGCCTATGTCAG CTACAATGAAGAAATGTTCGCCAAGTTTTTTCCTCGCTTCTTCAAACTTCCCAAACAGAACACCTTGCTGAATGGTTACCTCCAGTCTTTCAAATACTTTGACTTCATGAAATCGGAAATTCTTCAGAATCAGTACCGCTTCAAAGAGAAATACCAGTCAATGGCAAACAGTTTTCTACAGACGTTAGTCACAGCACATCGCAAAAAACAAACCAGTACCAAACAAAGTCCGGTAGGACCCTTGATCAAAAATGGCAATGCAGACGACGACCCAGTTGTTGTGGGGATCCACGTGCGGCGTGGAGATTTTGTCCGAGGTTATACCCGTGGCTACAGCACACCACCCCTTCCATATTATTATCGGGCCATGAACTACTTCCTCAGAAAGTACCCTAAAATCATTTTCGTCATCTGCAGCAATGATATAGAATGGTGTCAAGATAACTTGGTTGATGAAAACATTTACTTCTCGGCCACTAAGAATGTGTATGTCGACTTTGCTATTCTAGCGAGTTGCGACCACATCATTTTAAGCTCGGGGACTTTTTCATGGTGGGCTGGTTACCTCAACAAAGGCATCGTTGTTTATTATAAGGATTTCCCACGTCCCAATAGCATTCTGGAGAAATCTTTTAATCGCAAAGATTATTATCCAGATTCTTGGATTCCACTCTGA